The following DNA comes from Lepus europaeus isolate LE1 unplaced genomic scaffold, mLepTim1.pri SCAFFOLD_30, whole genome shotgun sequence.
AGGCAGATACACTgtaccccccccccagcccagtgCTCCAAACCAGGCCCATGCCAGGTTCTTCCcatagctttatcaccagtgactTGGGCTGTTGCATTCTGGTCTCATCTCATTGCAGAGCTGGTGCAGAGGCCTTTGGCTACTGGGGTCCTGAGCTCTGTGCCTCATCACCCTCCACGTATGTCCACAGTGGCCcccaatttgcatggagtttcctctgctgttgtctcccttccccttcccagaGATCGCactctatccatttttttttaaaactatattctcTTAGACTAGAGTGGTAAGCTTCCTTCCATGCTGCCATCTTGAATCctccctttgattttatttttgagttattgtgggtatttggatcCTTTtatattccatatgaatttctctacagttttttaagtttttctgttAAAAGTAACTACTGGGATGTTATAAAGAATCATTTGTATTTATAGGTCACTTAGAATCTTAATGaattcacatatatattttataattcatgAACACACTAaaaatttctacatattttttcAATCGTTAATACTTTCCATAATCCTTTATAAGTTTCAGTTTTTAGATATGTCATTTCCttgatttacttcatttttaagtatttattccttttgatactattgaaaatccagttttcatttccctttaatttatttttattttaaaaatatttaaataaagtgagTCTCTAGCTCTCGCTGGCAGCCCGGCGTACGTGCTCCGGCATCTTCAGTCACCCGCGGCCGCCATCGGCGCCGCTCGGGTTCCTCTAGGCTCGTCTGCGCCACAGCCGCCGCCGTCATAAGCCGCCATCATGGTGAAGCTCGCTAAGGCTGGTAAAAACCAAGGTGAGCCCAAGAAGATGGCTCCTCCTCCCAAGGAGGTAGAGGAAGATAGCGAAGACGAGGAGATGTCGGAAGATGACGAGGATGACAGCAGCGGAGAAGAGATAGTCATCCCACAGAAGAAGGGGAAGAAAGCTGCTGCGGCTCCAGCCAAGAAGGCGGTGGCTTCCCCAACAAAAAAGCCTGTGGTTGCCACTCCTGCCAAGAAAGCAGTCGTCACGCCAGATAAAAAGGGAGCTGCCGCCACGCCAGCAAAGAAGGCCGTGACCCCAGCCAAAGCAGTGGTGGCGTCGGGCAAGAAGGGGGCCGCGCTGGGCAAAGCAGTGGCAGCAGCCTCGGGGAAGAAGGGAGCGGTCCTCCCCGCCAAGGGGGCCAAGAATGGTAAGAACGCCAAGAAGGAGGACAGCGACGACGACGAGGACGAGGAGGACAGCGAGGACGACGAGGACGatgaggaggacgaggaggaggagttTGAGCCGGTGGTGATGAAGGCAGCAGTGGCTGCCCCCGCCTCAGAGGACGAGGACGACGACGATGAGGACGAGGACGACGAGGAGGACAAGGACGAAGACGAGGAGGACGAGGACGACGACTCTGAAGAAGAAGCCATGGAGACCACACCAGCCAAAGGGAAGAAAGCTCCTGCAAAAGCTGCCCCCGTGAAGGCGAAGAGCgtggctgaggaggaggaggacgaggatgAAGAGGATGAGGATGAGGAAGATGACgacgacgaggaggaggaggaggaagatgaggaggaggaggatgaagaagaggaggaggaggaggaggaagagcctATCAAAGAAGCACCTGGAAAACGGAAGAAGGAAATGACCAAACAGAAGTCAGCTCCTGAAGCCAAGAAACAGAAAGTGGAAGCCACAGAACCAACCACATCTTTCAATCTGTTTGTTGGAAACCTGAATTCTAGCAAATCTGCTCCTGAATTAAAAACTGGTATCAGTGATGTTTTTGCTAAAAACGACCTTGCTGTTGTGGATGTCAGAATTGGCACAACCAGGAAGTTTGGCTATGTGGATTTTGAATCTGCTGAGGACCTAGAAAAAGCCTTGGAATTGACTGGTTTGAAAGTCTTTGGCAATGAAATTAAACTGGAGAAACCAAAAGGAAAAGACAGCAAGAAGGATCGAGATGCAAGAACACTTCTGGCCAAAAATCTCCCTTACAAAGTCACTCAGGATGAATTAAAAGAAGTGTTTGAAGATGCTGTGGAGATCAGACTGGTCAGCAAGGATGGGAAGAGTAAAGGGATTGCTTATATTGAATTTAAAACAGAAGCTGACGCAGAGAAAACCTTTGAGGAGAAGCAGGGAACAGAGATCGACGGGCGGTCTGTTTCCCTGTATTACACTGGAGAGAAAGGTCAAAACCAAGACCATAGAGGGGTAAAGAACAGCACCTGGAGCGGTGAATCAAAAACTCTGGTTTTGAGCAATCTCTCCTACAGTGCAACAGAAGAAACTCTCCAGGAAGTCTTTGAAAAGGTGACTTTTATCAAAGTGCCACAGAACCAAAATGGCAAATCTAAAGGGTATGCGTTTATAGAATTTGCCTCATTTGAAGATGCTAAGGAAGCTTTAAATTCCTGTAATAAAAGGGAAATTGAGGGCAGAGCCATCCGGCTGGAGTTGCAAGCACCCAGAGGGTCACCCAATGCAAGAAGCCAGCCAACCAAGACCTTGTTTGTCAAGGGTTTGTCTGAGGAGACCACCGAGGAGACGTTAAAGGAATCGTTTGACGGCTCTGTCCGGGCGAGGATAGTGACGGACCGGGAGACGGGATCCTCCAAAGGGTTTGGCTTCATAGACTTCAACAGTGAGGAGGACACCAAAGCCGCCAAGGAGGCCATGGAGGATGGGGAGACTGATGGCAACAAAGTCACTTtggactgggccaagccgaagggTGAAGGTGGCTTCGGGGGCCATGGCAGAGGCCGAGGTGGCTTTGGAGGCCGAGGTGGTGGCAGAGGAGGCCGTGGTGGATTTGGAGGCCACAGCCGGGGAGGCTTCGGAGGGCGAGGAGGGTTCCGAGGCGGCAGAGGCGGCGGCGGAGACCACAAGCCACAAGGAAAGAAGACGAAGTTTGAATAATTTcttctgtccctgtctccctcttccattTGAAAGAAAGGACTCTGGGGTTTTTACTCTGTTAACCTGCTCGATGACAGAGCCTTTTGAGGACATTCCAAGACAGTGTGCAGTCCTGTGGTCTGCTTGGAAGTCATATAGATAACATTTCAAGGGCGATACCCTGTCGGTTTTGACTGGATTttcatataaactttttaaagagatgAGTGATAGAGCTAACCCTATCTGTAAGTTTTGAATCTACATTGTTTCATCCCAtgtacaaaacttttttttcctacaaatagTTGGGTTTTTTTTCCCGTTGGGGGCTTGTAAAGGAAAACAGAATGTTTTATCATGATTTTTGCTTCAGTGACTTTAGGACAAATTAAAGGTcctaaactcttaaaaaaaaaaattaaataaagtgaGCAGATTTCACGTGCTTCATATATACGGATTTAGGAGCAAAGTGATactatgatgttttaaaaatattctttaaatcaatatttaaaaaaacacaaatgactcAACAGAAAAATGTGTCACATGTAAGTTTGAAAGGAAGGCTCAGATTTCAGTACACAGCCAGTAGATTGTAACTGATCTGAAGCAGTTTCCTGCACCCTCCAGGTAGGATcctctgagtggcagggaccagggagcaggagggagcccaGCGTGAGGCAGGACCAGGGGTGAAAAGCCCTCCTTCTGTAGTCAAGGTGGAGCCCTGGAGAaggaagtttctgtactgaacccaggtctccctcttaTTTTTTCCTATCTGGCACGTCAGCGCTGTGGATATGGTGATTGGTTGCATCCTTTGTGACTAGTACGTGCTCACAGCTATCTaaactgtccaatcaggagcAGTAGAATAAACGCTACGTAATCGCGCAGGATCTTGACGCCATAATCGTCGTCCAGTTCTGCAGCggagagaggtccagggagggGGCCGAGCTGCTGGGAGGTTCATCCCCCGTTCTCCAAGAGTCTTTCCCCACAGGATTCTGCACCCCTCAGAAGCCGTGAGAAGGTGAGTGCAGGGCGGGCGTGCAGAAATGGGGAAGGCGGGGAGGGCTCTGGAGTCTGTGGCCCCGTCTCGctgctggcccagcactgccctcagcccctctgtccacagggtcggggctgggctggcaccagACCCTAGGAGTCCTGTCCCTCCCTGGCAGGGACTTGTGGGCCCAGGAGCCCGGGAGTCGtctctgggcagctgtgtagCAGCAGCCTCGCGTCTTCCCCGATAGTGAGTGGGGACCAGGTGGTCGCTAGGGAGAATCCAGGCTGTGTGATGGGGTCCATGCAGGTGAGGGGCTGTCATTCATGGGGTGCTTGGTTCTTCCCAGGGTGACCTGACTCCCCAAGTTTCCCAAAGATGTCGGAATCAGGGACTCAGTCCCGGACCTTGGCCTCTCAGCATAGCTCTTTCTGGAGTTCTGACCTCACTTTATGTTGCTGACATAAGTGTCATAGACctgggaaattaaaaacaaaaccaggtattcgGCTCAAGGTTTTTGTCAAAATGTTAGAGGGGCAGGAGGCCACTGTAACCTGGTACTTGGATGTCATCGTAGCCCTTACACATTACCTTGACAGGTGATTATCCCTCTTtgaactttcaaaatagaaatttcagCTAATCATATTAtgagtgctttaaaaattatttctgttccCTGATAACCTTCCCAATCCCAAAGATGCAAGTCTAgattcctaaattatttttaatttataatttaatataaggtagattttcaagaatatttgaaatttgaGTATAATTGACACCCAAAATTTGTATATACTCAGATTCTGTGAattgatgttttgatatgtgagggaacttttaaaagattatggAAAATTCACGTTATCTTGTAATCCTATTTTTCACAAACGTCTTTGTGAGCGGActtcaagtttgtggaaaattcacatttttatcatatttttaacctttttgtttcttctgtacATATACATTATTTAATGATAGGACAATCAAATTAACAAATTCAGATTATATGTTTATAGAAGAGTACTTGAGATCTTAACAAATTGTGACCATCTAATACCGTATTTATATTCAATATACTGCACTGTGTGTTAGGTctcaaggagttaatttatcTCCTAACTGCAAATATGTGTCCTTAAACCACCATCTTATTTCCTTCATTctcagcccctggtaaccactattctgttCTGTGCTTAAGTTTGATGTTCTTAGATTCCTCTTGTAAGTGACAATgtgtgatatttatctttctgtgccttacTTCAAGCATTCTGATGTCCACATTCATACATTTGGATCCATGCTgtgaaaaaatagtatatattttttagtATTGAATGTGATACCATTGTGTATGTATCATGTTTTCTGTATTCATCTGTTGACTGTGTGGCTTTTCACACAGTCTTGTCTTGTTCTTGTCTTCATATGAAGAaatgtaacttttattttttaagattttatttagttgacaggtagagttacagtgagagagagagagagagagagagagagagagagagagagagagaaagaaagatcttccttttattggttcacccaccaaatggccgctatggccagagctgtgtgaatacaaagccaggagccaggtgcttctttcggtcttccatgtgagtgcaggggcccaagcacttgggccatccttctatgatttcccaagtcatagcagagaagCAGCCGTGACCACCAGGACCTATATGGGAAGCCGATGACATCCACGGAggattaaccctctgcaccatggCGCCGATCCCCAGGTTATCTTTTAGATAGATGATTCTAGTTCCTTTGGAtgtatatccagtagtgggaaaGCTTTGTTTTGctagttccatttttaattttgtatgagACACCACCATAGTGTtttccattttacattcccacaaacgattttatatatttcctttccCCCACATCTGGTTCAATACTtgttatcatgtttatttttgtataatagcCATTTTTACATCTGTGAGGTCATAACCCTTGTGGTCTTGATTAGCAATGCTGAGCCTCCGtgaagtaaaacagtggatgggagtattatctttccctctctgtctctctctctctctgtgtctgttttttcAAGCTCATTAATTAAGAAATTTGTAAAAACTACTTGGAGTAattggtaccaaatcagagttagatttTAGAAgtgagttcctagtgttacatagAATGGTGGGGTGACATAGTCCACAGTAATGTATTCTATATTTTATGAGCAATTAGAAGAGAGGTGTTCCAAGGCTCTGATAATGAAGTATTACACTTCAAAGTAGGGAAAATTGTTTACCCTGATtcatcagtacacattgtatgcATGAATTAAAATTTCACTCTGTAGGCCATATGTATGTATAATTAATGCCAAGAAATAAACTCCAAACAGCATCTTACTTGGTGTATAAGGTTAAGCagtgttaaaatatttaagttagtTTCACCTCTAATATTATTGCCTTTGGAAGTAGTTTATTAAGACTAACATAATCTGGAAATAACAGAATTGGTATTTTATTATGCTAAGTGGAGCGATTAGAAGGTAGTACTTTATCTTAAGTTAATGCCAAATAcatctttcttttactttttttcacatacgaaaaatgaagtatttctttAAGTGTATTTGGAATTAATTTGAATTAGGTAATAGCAAAtaagaaatatggaattaaatgttaagttatttttggtgcaaaaatttcttaaatgtgTCTAATTTTTTCATACTGAATATTGTTCATTGAATTGTAAGACCCCTGTGTTTAGGGTCTTAAATATTTTTGAGCAAAATATGTGCAACCTTGTCTTATTTGTTTGTCTTCAGTTTTTTCTGTGAAAGTCAGGAGCCTCTCTGCCCATGTGACTATTCCATGCTTATAATTTTGGAGTTCTATAACCATAAGCACAGTCTaatataaatgcattttcatTAATCTCTAAATTCCTATTATTTACAGTAACTCCTCATCCACCATTAACCCCAGAATGCCATTAATCTAAACTCTGTTTCCAGAGAttggcctatttttttttctggatatgttaCAGTGTGTGGGGTTTTGCTTctgattcttctctttttttaaaaaaaaaaaattattttgtaactaCTTCCCAGGAATTATATCCtacagaaaacaagaaataataagaaatattataaattaatatGCACATCTATGTTAAggatatatgtaatatattatatataacataatgagataatatttataatataaatagcCTACATTGgttaaaatatttcatacatatattacatgtatacatatacctCAGAACCTTAAGGACATTGTTAATGATGCTATATCATAAAGTTGGAAGTCtaatggccaataaataaattaataaattatcatacatataaaataatgtatgtaTCCATTTTTCAAATGAGTATAGATCTATATTATACTGATTGTCACATCATTACAGTATATTTAAAGCCTTTGGTTTGATGACACAACTTAATAAATTTAGTTGGTAATATTTGAGATATCTGTTGATGTGCAAAGAAAAGCCCCATGCTACTGTTTCTAAAAAATGACTAATCATGAGATTTTTGGGTTTTGCTCCCAGTGCATTAATGTTCAAATAATAGACACTCAAAGTATTTGACTACTGTTGAGGGATTGCATACAGTGTTACATACTCTGTAAACATTTCTGAATGATGGATAAAACCTACTAAAGCATATCAAAGGATCTTTGATCTTCTAAGCATAGCACTGGCAAACCTTTTTGTAAAGAGCCAGAAAGTAAATACTTTATGGTTTATGAACCATAATATCTTTGTTGTTGCCTAAAATATGTATAGACTACAAGTAAGTAGATGTGGTTGTATtccaacaaaacacaaaaatagcaaggagctggatttggcCCACAAGAACTGCTAATGCAGTGAATCTTCCTGTTCAGAATACTGTGCATTAATGTCATTACCCATTTTAAAGACAACAATGTGTGCCACACCACATTTTTCAAGAGGGAGTTCAAATAAAACTTCAAAGATTTACGTACAAAATAAGATTACTttctacattttccttttttaaaacaattcaaaatttaATATGGTTAAGAGCTTTTATCTTTGACTAGGATAGAATTAGATGATATTTACCAAGCCTTTGAGATTTTTCAATCTTTCTGTGGTAATAGAAGTCTAAACAAAATGATAACTAGAACAGTTAAGACATATATGGGAATTGTCAAGAAGTCCTTTTATTCTCTAACTTTAGAAATGTATCCTTTAGTGCCTTGGTCTGCCTTTTAGTGCTACATATTCATTTCACAGCTTAAAAACTGAAGTGTTGCTAATAAAATTCATGATTATTATTTAAGGCTGTTTTGGcttgcgccatggctcaatagacaaatcctctgcctgtggcgccagcaccccgggttctagtcccggttggggcactggattctgtcccggttccctcttccagtctagctctctggtatggcctgggaaggcagtggaggatggcccaagtgcttgggtcctgcacccacatgggagaccaggagaagcacctggctcctggcttcagatcagcgctgtgtgctgctgcagcacgctggccacagcggccattggagggtgaaccttttgttggttcactccccagatggccgctatggccagcatgctgctctgatctgaagccaggagccaagtgcttcttcctggtctcctatgcaggtttagggcccaagcacttgggccatcctccactgccctcctgggccacagcagagagctggactggaagaggagcaactgggacagaacctggggtgccagtgccacaggtggaggattagcctagtgagccgcggcaccagcctatagATGTTCTAAATGGGATGAAGTGACaggctattttgtttattttttttttgtctttacaaAATTTATCACATTTTCATTAGTCTGGTCTTTTAAATGAACACTTCAGATGAAATACAGTTCATATATTCATGATTATAGGAAATTCTGTGAAAGTTCAATGAACTGGAATTCTCTAGAGGAATAGGAACTTTCAGTTAAGCAAATTTTCTTGGCGAATGTTCTAAGAGATCTTTTTAATTTCAGTCCCCATTAGGGAAGTATTTTTACATGTGTTttactttcttgatttatttatttatttatttatttttaacttttatttaatgaatataaatttccagtgtacagcttatggattacatggcttcctcctcccataacttccctcccacccgcaaccctcccctctcctgctccctccccttccattcacatcaagattcattttcaattctctttatatacagaagatcaatttagtataaagatttcaacggtttgcacccacatagaaacacaaagtgaaacatactgtttgagtactagttatagcattaaatcaaaatgtacagtacattaaggacagagatcccacatgaggagcaagtgcacagtagctactgttgttgacccaacaaattgacactctagtttatggcgccagtaaccaccctaggctctcgtcatgagttgccaaggctatggaagccttccaagtttgccaactctgatcatatttagacaaggtcataaaagacagagtgaggatagtaaccaatgatcctaagagtggcatttaccaggtctgaacaattatacagcattaagtggggaagaggatcatcagtacacacaggttgggagtagagccattggtggtagagtagaggttatgattataaaggaatgagtcccaagtgcgctagtcagggtctagaacaaaggacagagtctttattagaggagctaagaaaggtgctgtctaagctacaattaagttttctgattgagaggcaaatagaacctgatagaaggggcttgattataatctgttgggctttaggccttgtaagttaagaggcccagacctatctatctcttcccatggggtatatcctaagggaggtgtgaacctcctaggggaaggcactctgttgactttcattacttggctggcctgggaggagagctggccaggtaaatgcaggtggcatctctaacaagaaatttacagttctgcctgcaatgttgctgaccctacttggccgtcccctcagctacagtggtcactttggaagttgggctgagtgaagggcttttcagcttagagccaataagatctgtggctctgacctgggcatccttcgactccagggcaggtccatttccagtgatccaactcttggcagagctgccagggctcttcacaagctgacttctgctgaagcccaggcttaccacattgaaagccactgcagtggactggcctgttgggtctccttgagggcagatcactgcacagatcagccattaataggcctgccacccattgcttctgatgcctagctttcttttcctcctggtttgtgttaaagcagaccagaggatgcaagtcaagggagtgcccatgtcccatctctaatctttggtggcctgaactacaagtctatagtcagaggcatgttctgtagtagtttttctaaggtagacaatgcccatgaggaaaattatattctcactttaaaactttctttccctttggtctgacagggaggttttttctacttactgtatacttcactgatggcgaagtgaatctagctatgagattattatttaagt
Coding sequences within:
- the LOC133754907 gene encoding nucleolin-like, which translates into the protein MVKLAKAGKNQGEPKKMAPPPKEVEEDSEDEEMSEDDEDDSSGEEIVIPQKKGKKAAAAPAKKAVASPTKKPVVATPAKKAVVTPDKKGAAATPAKKAVTPAKAVVASGKKGAALGKAVAAASGKKGAVLPAKGAKNGKNAKKEDSDDDEDEEDSEDDEDDEEDEEEEFEPVVMKAAVAAPASEDEDDDDEDEDDEEDKDEDEEDEDDDSEEEAMETTPAKGKKAPAKAAPVKAKSVAEEEEDEDEEDEDEEDDDDEEEEEEDEEEEDEEEEEEEEEEPIKEAPGKRKKEMTKQKSAPEAKKQKVEATEPTTSFNLFVGNLNSSKSAPELKTGISDVFAKNDLAVVDVRIGTTRKFGYVDFESAEDLEKALELTGLKVFGNEIKLEKPKGKDSKKDRDARTLLAKNLPYKVTQDELKEVFEDAVEIRLVSKDGKSKGIAYIEFKTEADAEKTFEEKQGTEIDGRSVSLYYTGEKGQNQDHRGVKNSTWSGESKTLVLSNLSYSATEETLQEVFEKVTFIKVPQNQNGKSKGYAFIEFASFEDAKEALNSCNKREIEGRAIRLELQAPRGSPNARSQPTKTLFVKGLSEETTEETLKESFDGSVRARIVTDRETGSSKGFGFIDFNSEEDTKAAKEAMEDGETDGNKVTLDWAKPKGEGGFGGHGRGRGGFGGRGGGRGGRGGFGGHSRGGFGGRGGFRGGRGGGGDHKPQGKKTKFE